Proteins encoded together in one Pelagicoccus sp. SDUM812003 window:
- a CDS encoding energy transducer TonB: MIEQADYETPRFEEEESSGGPKTVIAMVICAAGVFLILPFTQYISGGGDDKSDVVTVDVALPPPPPPPPEPPPPENEKVEEPPPEMQRNVQQLSLSQMDLALNPGFGDAMAGAFAFEGFGVEPDTVGDLQIFDVSDLDQPPRRVKTVLPVYPAELRRMRINGMVSLILIIDTNGTATVEKVVSSTAREFTQPAIDAIEQCLFETPTKNGEPVRARYKIDVPFRIQ; encoded by the coding sequence ATGATCGAACAAGCTGACTACGAAACTCCACGCTTCGAGGAGGAGGAGTCGTCGGGTGGACCCAAGACTGTTATCGCGATGGTCATCTGCGCCGCGGGGGTCTTCCTGATCCTCCCATTCACCCAGTACATCAGCGGGGGCGGAGATGACAAAAGCGATGTGGTCACGGTGGACGTGGCGCTTCCGCCGCCTCCGCCGCCTCCGCCGGAACCGCCGCCGCCCGAAAACGAAAAGGTCGAAGAGCCTCCGCCGGAAATGCAGCGCAATGTCCAGCAACTGTCGCTCAGCCAGATGGACCTCGCGCTCAACCCCGGATTCGGCGATGCCATGGCAGGCGCCTTCGCCTTCGAGGGCTTCGGGGTCGAACCGGACACAGTGGGCGATCTGCAAATCTTCGACGTGTCCGACCTGGACCAGCCGCCCAGACGCGTGAAGACGGTTCTGCCCGTGTATCCGGCCGAGCTGCGCCGCATGCGAATCAATGGCATGGTCTCTCTCATCCTCATCATCGACACCAACGGTACCGCTACAGTGGAAAAGGTCGTCAGCTCGACTGCTCGCGAATTCACCCAGCCCGCCATCGACGCCATCGAACAATGCCTTTTCGAAACGCCAACCAAAAACGGTGAGCCCGTGCGTGCCCGTTACAAAATCGATGTTCCCTTCCGTATCCAATAA
- a CDS encoding biopolymer transporter ExbD, with the protein MPRARTLSQSSSGSDEINISPLIDMVFILLIFFIVTTVFVEETGVEVSKPQASSAVDLEKNSILVAITSNGQVVYGGRDVGVGGIRSTVQRLTAEEDMPVIIQADRTVPTDLLVRVIDEAKLGGANSVSISTDDIK; encoded by the coding sequence ATGCCAAGAGCCCGTACACTTTCCCAATCATCCTCCGGCAGCGACGAAATAAACATCTCGCCGCTCATCGACATGGTATTCATTTTGTTGATATTCTTCATCGTCACCACGGTTTTCGTGGAAGAGACCGGTGTGGAAGTCAGCAAACCGCAGGCGTCCTCCGCGGTCGACCTGGAAAAAAACAGCATCCTCGTCGCCATCACTTCAAATGGACAGGTCGTCTATGGAGGCCGCGACGTCGGCGTCGGCGGCATTCGCTCCACGGTGCAGCGACTGACCGCCGAGGAAGACATGCCGGTCATCATCCAAGCGGACCGCACCGTGCCCACCGATCTGCTGGTTCGCGTGATCGACGAAGCCAAACTGGGCGGAGCGAACTCCGTGAGCATCTCCACCGACGACATCAAATAA
- a CDS encoding MotA/TolQ/ExbB proton channel family protein: protein MIEFFKEDALGLWIEGGWLMGPLFILGMLIYYSVFEIYFRLQSKDYTRVGQNEWRHWIDRPQEARGDIGKILKFVLADKKTPGAVRLRFQEVRDTLIERLKRRIKFVTIIVSSAPLTGLLGTVGGMLTTFSGLSSSEGSNTVGLIAGGISEALITTETGLVLAIPALVMISSIRRKLDALELFLTKLETSTFQRLLDPKRGHA, encoded by the coding sequence ATGATCGAATTCTTCAAAGAAGATGCGCTCGGCCTCTGGATCGAAGGCGGCTGGCTCATGGGTCCGCTCTTCATCCTGGGCATGTTGATCTACTACTCCGTATTCGAAATTTACTTTCGACTGCAGTCGAAGGACTACACCCGCGTGGGTCAAAACGAATGGCGGCACTGGATCGACCGGCCGCAGGAAGCGCGGGGCGACATCGGAAAGATCCTCAAGTTCGTGCTGGCGGACAAGAAGACGCCCGGCGCGGTACGGCTTAGGTTCCAAGAGGTGCGCGACACCTTGATCGAACGACTCAAGCGCCGCATCAAGTTCGTCACCATCATCGTCAGCTCTGCTCCCCTCACCGGCCTGCTCGGCACGGTAGGCGGCATGCTCACTACCTTTAGCGGGCTTTCCTCCAGCGAAGGCTCGAACACAGTGGGGCTGATCGCTGGCGGCATCTCCGAGGCTCTGATCACCACCGAAACAGGCCTCGTGCTCGCCATCCCGGCCCTTGTAATGATCTCTTCAATACGTCGAAAGCTCGACGCTCTCGAGCTCTTTCTCACCAAGCTGGAAACCTCCACCTTCCAACGCCTACTCGATCCAAAGCGCGGACACGCATAA
- a CDS encoding MotA/TolQ/ExbB proton channel family protein: MITFTTIGLRRVLAATLAASLPAFSFGQSDLGAISGKAEKRLETAIQELAELRESIAEKKIPLATELREIEQIVEEKRSEQRSLQRQRDNSGLELSSLETQLSAREDEISYISNLLLDYSNRLNASIHPSEVQLYGDDLLEILNASEKSGISRDDLIEKRLSAIGMGLERVKDNAAGHSFGGKAILADGSFVDGQFAFLGPIAFFASSDGKSAGLAERGSSLEPRLLVFDPEATPAIAEFVKQGEGSVPLDTSGGRATAISATKESLIEHIGKGGLWMYPILGFAFLSLAIAAFKFLELSKYKLLPKEVVFEVLSKLYKGDKAGAERVAKENGGAESKMLVVGIKNSHLPKELLDEIMFENLLEEKPKLERGLSFISVTAAVAPLLGLLGTVTGMINTFKLITLFGTGDAKSLSSGISEALITTEFGLVVAIPSLLLSAFLSRKANSMIAKMEKTSITFVNGIAAHAAPNVVEFEKRMAGGAKA; the protein is encoded by the coding sequence ATGATCACCTTCACCACCATTGGTCTAAGGCGCGTCCTCGCGGCGACGCTTGCTGCCTCGCTCCCCGCTTTCTCGTTTGGCCAGTCCGATCTCGGCGCCATATCCGGGAAAGCTGAAAAACGACTGGAAACCGCTATCCAGGAGCTCGCCGAACTCCGGGAATCCATCGCCGAAAAGAAGATCCCTCTAGCGACCGAGCTGAGAGAGATCGAGCAGATCGTCGAGGAAAAGCGCTCCGAACAACGGTCCCTTCAGCGGCAACGCGACAACTCCGGTTTGGAATTGAGTTCGCTGGAGACCCAACTCAGCGCTCGCGAGGACGAGATTTCCTACATTTCCAACCTTCTGCTCGACTACTCCAACCGGCTCAACGCCTCGATTCATCCAAGCGAGGTGCAGCTCTACGGGGACGATCTGCTCGAGATCCTGAACGCTAGCGAAAAGTCGGGAATCAGTCGCGACGACCTGATAGAAAAGCGCCTTTCGGCCATCGGAATGGGACTGGAACGCGTAAAAGACAATGCCGCCGGCCATTCCTTTGGCGGGAAAGCGATCCTTGCGGACGGTAGCTTCGTCGACGGGCAGTTCGCCTTCCTCGGCCCGATCGCCTTCTTCGCGTCCTCCGACGGCAAGTCCGCTGGGCTGGCGGAGCGTGGCTCCTCCTTGGAGCCGAGACTTCTGGTCTTCGACCCCGAAGCGACGCCGGCGATCGCGGAATTCGTGAAACAAGGCGAAGGGAGCGTGCCTCTGGATACCTCGGGCGGCCGAGCCACGGCGATTTCCGCAACCAAGGAATCGCTCATCGAGCACATCGGAAAAGGCGGGCTTTGGATGTATCCAATTCTTGGTTTCGCATTTCTGTCGCTCGCTATTGCAGCGTTCAAGTTCCTCGAGCTCAGCAAGTACAAGCTGCTTCCCAAGGAAGTGGTGTTCGAAGTGCTCTCGAAACTCTACAAGGGCGACAAGGCAGGAGCCGAGCGGGTAGCGAAGGAGAATGGTGGCGCCGAATCCAAAATGCTGGTCGTCGGAATCAAGAACAGCCACCTGCCGAAGGAACTGCTGGACGAAATCATGTTCGAAAACCTCCTCGAGGAAAAACCCAAGCTCGAGCGCGGGCTGTCCTTCATCAGCGTGACCGCGGCGGTGGCGCCCCTGCTAGGGCTGCTGGGCACGGTCACCGGCATGATCAACACCTTCAAACTGATCACGCTCTTCGGCACCGGCGATGCGAAGTCGCTCTCCTCTGGAATCTCGGAGGCCCTCATCACCACCGAGTTCGGACTGGTGGTAGCCATCCCTTCCCTGCTTCTCTCCGCCTTCCTGAGCCGCAAGGCGAACTCCATGATCGCAAAGATGGAGAAGACCTCCATCACCTTCGTGAACGGGATCGCCGCCCATGCCGCCCCTAACGTAGTGGAGTTCGAAAAACGCATGGCGGGAGGAGCAAAGGCATGA
- a CDS encoding DUF3450 family protein, translating into MNNHLRTLIGGTATLCALIGLNATAAELDDTRSTFIEWSKVQSQISKESTDWKNEEALLNDMIDASKAELESISKRIEELENSSTEADEKRAELSEKIEEAKATAALLEEAATSYEGVARSVVPLLPEPLKMDIQPLIQRLPKDAEAAKKAPLSQRIQTVVGILTQVEKFHSQISMVSEIKEVEPGVSKEVKTIYFGLSVAYYADANAENAGYGHPTPEGWTWTTVAGDEAMSIADAIAIHSNDAPPAFVTLPIEIL; encoded by the coding sequence ATGAACAACCACCTAAGGACCCTCATCGGAGGGACTGCAACCCTCTGTGCCTTAATCGGGCTTAACGCGACAGCCGCTGAACTCGATGACACTCGCTCCACTTTTATCGAGTGGTCAAAAGTACAGTCGCAGATATCCAAGGAATCAACGGATTGGAAAAACGAAGAAGCTCTTCTAAACGACATGATCGACGCTTCGAAAGCGGAGCTTGAGTCCATCAGCAAGCGAATAGAGGAACTCGAAAACTCGTCAACAGAAGCGGATGAAAAACGGGCGGAGCTTTCCGAGAAGATCGAAGAGGCGAAAGCGACCGCTGCTCTACTAGAGGAGGCTGCAACGAGCTATGAAGGGGTTGCTCGCAGTGTGGTTCCCTTGCTTCCGGAGCCGCTCAAGATGGACATCCAGCCCCTCATCCAGCGTCTTCCCAAGGATGCAGAAGCCGCTAAGAAAGCGCCCCTTTCCCAACGGATTCAAACTGTAGTTGGAATTCTGACACAAGTTGAAAAATTCCATTCGCAGATCTCCATGGTATCGGAAATCAAGGAAGTCGAGCCGGGAGTATCGAAGGAGGTGAAGACGATCTATTTCGGTCTATCGGTCGCCTACTACGCCGACGCCAACGCGGAGAACGCTGGATATGGACATCCCACTCCAGAGGGGTGGACCTGGACCACCGTCGCGGGCGATGAGGCCATGAGTATCGCCGACGCCATCGCCATCCACTCCAACGACGCGCCGCCAGCGTTTGTCACTCTCCCAATCGAAATCCTTTAG
- a CDS encoding agmatine deiminase family protein, with protein MGVGPTNRLRGKWQALRLGIAWITSIWVFDASTLATLGAASVADLPPPLASEGFGGLTEPTAPIAGSRALADWEPAGAVMINVSPQEVLETPDLLACYRQIVEALTRYVPVVVGYDGEDSRFALRLEDALRPANSDAKDRFPVETADSKTNEYWIRDYGPIFCMSASNRLVLVDTIYRDWREEIDAFEQTGDLTGPGIGVELEKRLQFRTKRLKSDTSPLAVMKILRQSFRLSSETTRPPLVLPGSEMQTDGEGLFFVAEEAAFLNGGRVALFEGLTRDYFGAEEIHLLDTLREWGSLRLDSQVKLAGGGYVFVTRPQFSAPLSQAAASFERERAEAVFRSNWQYLEKFEPRLRRVELPTLPIAEVSNQPLLYHVRVRLLKAICQNAQIDFDLYRSLPAVDEKRLAYDQRIYAYLKEKVGYLGQFSDDDYLAETVPAVLGRSLWRLVAEERQNRSPFRSYTSSFVLGLQGRPTVVLLPRYAAQKDDAAGLILQTEREVERAYRLAYPDAMIHWVDADPLTVRGGTLHRALLALPRGRERS; from the coding sequence ATGGGAGTGGGACCTACAAACCGTTTGCGGGGGAAATGGCAGGCGCTGAGGCTCGGCATCGCTTGGATAACATCGATTTGGGTTTTCGACGCTAGTACCCTTGCAACGCTCGGCGCGGCATCGGTAGCCGATCTCCCGCCACCGTTGGCCAGCGAAGGTTTTGGCGGGTTGACCGAGCCGACCGCGCCGATAGCAGGCTCTCGAGCTTTGGCGGACTGGGAGCCGGCAGGGGCGGTCATGATCAACGTCTCCCCGCAGGAGGTGCTGGAAACGCCTGATCTACTGGCGTGCTACCGGCAGATCGTGGAGGCGCTCACGCGCTACGTGCCGGTGGTGGTGGGATACGATGGCGAGGACAGCCGATTCGCCTTGCGTTTGGAAGACGCTCTGAGGCCCGCCAATTCTGATGCTAAGGATCGGTTTCCCGTCGAAACAGCGGATTCTAAAACAAACGAGTATTGGATACGCGACTACGGCCCGATCTTTTGCATGAGCGCCTCGAACCGTCTGGTTCTGGTCGATACGATTTATAGAGATTGGAGGGAGGAGATCGACGCTTTCGAGCAAACGGGCGATCTCACCGGACCGGGAATAGGCGTCGAGCTGGAGAAGCGTCTGCAGTTTCGAACAAAGCGTTTGAAAAGCGACACTTCTCCCTTGGCTGTCATGAAAATCCTGAGACAGAGCTTTCGTCTGTCGAGCGAAACGACCCGGCCTCCTTTGGTCCTTCCAGGTAGTGAAATGCAGACGGATGGGGAGGGGCTCTTCTTCGTCGCTGAGGAGGCCGCGTTCCTAAACGGGGGACGGGTCGCTTTGTTCGAAGGACTCACGCGAGACTACTTTGGGGCGGAGGAGATTCACCTTTTGGATACATTGCGCGAGTGGGGATCGCTACGATTGGATAGCCAGGTTAAGCTAGCGGGAGGCGGTTATGTTTTCGTTACGCGCCCTCAGTTTTCAGCGCCCCTCAGTCAAGCGGCGGCATCGTTCGAACGCGAGCGAGCGGAAGCCGTTTTTCGATCCAACTGGCAGTACCTAGAGAAGTTCGAGCCGAGATTGCGTCGGGTGGAGCTCCCGACATTGCCCATTGCGGAAGTCTCGAATCAGCCCTTGCTTTACCATGTTCGGGTTCGTCTGCTCAAAGCGATTTGCCAAAATGCTCAAATCGACTTCGACCTCTATCGGTCGCTGCCCGCTGTCGACGAGAAACGACTAGCGTACGATCAAAGGATCTATGCTTACCTAAAGGAGAAGGTCGGGTATCTCGGTCAGTTTAGCGATGACGATTATTTGGCGGAAACCGTTCCTGCGGTGCTGGGACGTTCGCTATGGCGATTGGTTGCAGAGGAGCGACAGAATCGGTCGCCTTTTCGTTCCTACACCAGCTCGTTTGTATTGGGACTTCAAGGACGGCCAACCGTAGTGCTGCTGCCCCGATACGCTGCGCAGAAGGACGATGCTGCAGGGTTGATCCTGCAAACGGAGAGGGAGGTTGAGCGCGCCTATCGCCTCGCTTATCCCGACGCGATGATCCATTGGGTGGATGCCGACCCCTTGACCGTTCGCGGAGGCACCTTGCATCGTGCATTGCTCGCTCTCCCTCGAGGGAGGGAGCGCTCATGA